The nucleotide sequence CGCCGTGTACAACAACCGAATCCGGATATCGTCGATGGTCGGGAAGGCCATGGGAAAACAGCGGACGGAACTGGTCGAAAGAAGCTTCGAGCATACGCTGGACCGGTCTGGCGGTATGCGCCGGGTCTGGCTCCGGGGACGGGAGAACATCCAGAAACGGTATCTGCTCCATGTGGCCGGTTTCAATCTCGGCCTGCTGATGCGGGTCAAGACCGGCCATGGCACCCCCAGGGGCTGGGCCAGTGCCTGGCTTGCGCTCATTTGGCCCAATCAGCATCCCTCAATGGCCTATTTGGCCATCGTCATGGTGGTCGAAGGACGATGCTGTGGAATCATGCCCATCGCCGTCATCTGCGGGGGAGAATAGCCGGAAACAGCTTTTTGCAACGGCCTGTTAACCACCTGCCCTTCTTCGACGCCTGCCAAACGGACCGTCCCTGTATAACATTCGAAATGCTGCGGAGAAAACGAACGGGGACGCCCACTCTAAAAGTTTATAATTACACGAAATATATGAAAAAAACGATTGCCAAACAGGTTCGATCAAAACCAGCAGGCCGATCGCGCTCCGAAAGCCCCTGGCAACGGCTGCGAAATTCCAAAAATAAAACCACAAGCATCCCTGCGCAAAATCACAGCAGCATGGCCCGGCGCGGTTCGCCATTGGCTTGATAATGGAAATCAGTTGTTCATTTTTGCTTTATTTTGCAGTCCGACATGCGGAGCATAAACTGCAACGCAGCAAATTATGAAATAAATTACACAAATATTGAAACCATTTTACAACAGTAAAAACGTTCAATTCGGCCACAACGTTGTTTACTGGGCAAAGGACTACCCTGAATCCGTAAACAACTTCAGTTCAACTTACTTTGCCGATACAGTTTGTTGTTGAAAAAGATGAAATATTTTAGCATATTGACTTCGCAGGTCTAAGCAAACGTCTTTCACCCGCGAGGTGCGCCACATGGGAAAGCTGACTCTTGAGATCACCGAAGAACCGATCGTCGGCAATGCCGGGCTTGTAGCCATGGGCGAACTCATGCGCATCAGCGGCATCGACTCCACCTGCGCCAAACGGGAATTCCCGAACTATCAGGTTGCTGAGAAGGACATTCTGCGGAGCCTTGGCGGTCTCATTGGAATAGGCAAGGTGGGTTTCGACCACGTGCGGCAATTCAAGAATAGTGAGTTCTTCCTGACAGCCCTGGGGCTTGGTCGTGTGCCGTCGGAAGCCACTCTGCGCCAGCGTTTCAAGGCCATGAGCCTTGATCGGAACGTTCACGAAGCCATGCCCGTGTGCTCTGTGCGCATGCTGCGAAAGCTGGATTTCAAGCCCCGGATCGTCACCGTACCGCACTTTGTTGGCGTGCGGATCGACACCGACTCCACCATCCTTGATAACAGCGACACCAAGAAGGAGGGCGTCGCCAAGGGCTACACCGGGATTCTCGGCTACGCCCCGGTCTGCTCGTTCCTCGAAGTCGGCCTGATTGTTGGAGCCAAGATTTGTCCAGGGAGCCATCACCCCCTGCATGAAGGGGCCTTGGACTTCCATGCCGGGGTCCGCTCGCGGGTGCGCAAGCTGGCCAATGCCCGTCTGCTCTGGGTGGGCGACACGGCCTTCGATGATTGGGCACTCAATGGCGGCGCGGCTCAAGGCCGGGGACAGTTTCATCACTCGCCACAATCTGCGCCGAGAAAAACCAGAGATTTTGATCAACCTGGCCATGCACGATGGACAAGTTCATTCTCCCAGGCCCGGCAAGACCGTCTACACGGGAAGCACCCGCCGGGAACGTGAAGAAATCGGAGATGTCCGGCTGGTGTATGAGATGACCGAGAGGACCAGCAAGAAAGGGCAGACCCTGCTCTTGCCAGAGTACAAAGTCTTCAGCGTCTGGACGAACCTCGAGAAGGTGTCCGATGCCGACATCCTGCGGTTGTACCGAGACCGGGGTACATGCGAGCAGTATTTCGCGGAGCTGAAAAGCGAACTCGACCTGGAGCGCCTTCCGTCCGGGAAATTCAGCGTCAACGAGTTGTTCTTCCAGCTCGGGGTCCTGGTAAACAACATGCTGCGCGTGCTGGGCGAGTCGCTTCTCGACTCCGGGGTCATTGGGCTGAAGAGGGCAACGCGCCGCCGGTTGCGCACTATTATGCAGGGGATGATGTACTTGGGCGGACGGTTCGTCCGGCATGCGCGGCGAGTTGTCGTGAAGGTGGTGTCCAACGGCGGCTTCGGCGAAGCGCTTGTCGGCATGCAGAGACGGTTGGCGCAAGCCTAAAAATACGCGGAGTAACTTCCGTACCCGGGAGAGGTGTGCCCGAAAATCGCTCAAATCCACCCTGACCTCTGCTCCAAAGCTGAAATCAGGAAAAAAGCATCCCATACTCGGCTGGGGCTGAGCAGAAAGGGCTGAAAGGAGCATCAAAAAGCACCTCGTCGGTGGCAAAGAGAGATTTCAAGCTACGCGGCTACGGATTCAGGGACTACGCTTATCCCTGCTCCGGGAGCCGCTCTTTGGGCCGCCGGCGGGTGCCGCCGGGACTTGCGACCCGCCTTAAAAATACGCAATGCCGCTTGCCCCTGGCCGGGCCTGCGCCACAGGCCGCACAAACCAGGCACCCCAACAATAACCAGCGTTGCATTACCCCACACGCCGACCAGTCTTTGCTCGTTCTGTTGCGCTTTGACCGGCCGCATCCGCCTGGCGAAGGAGGAACGGCCTTTGGCGTCGGTGGACTGCCGCCACGGGCAGCCGGCAAACCGCCGGTGCACCGGCGTTTGACAGCCCTTGCTTTGGACAGCCCTGCTTTGGACAGCCCTTGACGCAATGCAGCCGATCACCCATAATATTTTATTGGAAAAGACGACAGGCCTCGCGGCCTGTCGTTACCCGCCATGCCAACGCCAACCAGAAGTCAAACGAGCAATGCCTTTTCCCAAAGACATCCCCCTGGAGACGATCATGGACAGTCTGGCCGACGGCGTCTTCACCGTCGACCTCAACTGGACCATCACCTTTTTCAACCGAGCCGCCGCCGAAATCACCGGCATCCCGGCCCGGGAAGCCATCGGCCGCAAGTGCCACGACGTGTTCCAGTCCTCCATCTGCGACGGATCGTGCGCTCTTAAAAGCTGCATGGAGGACAAGGTCACCCTGTCCAACAAGTCCATCCACATCGTGCGCCCCGACGGTAAAAAGATTCCCCTGTCCATCAGTGCCGCGCCGCTGCTCGACCGCCGTGGCCGCGTGGCCGGCGGCGTGGAAACCTTCCGCGACCTCTCCGACATCCAGCTCATGCGCAAAAAGCTCCAAGGGGCCTGCTCCCTGGACGACATCATCACCCGCAGCCGCGCCCTGACCAGAACCCTCAACATCCTGCCGCGCATTGCCGCCAGCCAGACCTCGGTCCTGCTCCTTGGCGAATCCGGCACCGGCAAGGAACTCTTCGCCCGGGCCATCCACAACCAAAGCCCGCGCAAGGATGGCCCCTTTGTGGCCATCAACTGCGGGGCGTTGCCGGAAACGCTCATGGAATCGGAGTTGTTCGGATACAAAAAAGGCGCCTTCACCGACGCCCGCAGCGACCACCTGGGACGCTTTGAGACGGCCCAGGGCGGCACCATCCTGCTCGACGAAATCGGCGATATGCCCCTGCGCCTGCAGGTCAAACTGCTGCGCGTGCTCCAGGAAAAGACCTTTGAGCCGCTGGGCTCCACCCACTCCGTGCCCACGGACGTGCGCATCATCGCCGCCACAAACCTCGATCTCGACGACATGGTTGCCTCCGGCCGCTTCCGCCCGGACCTGTACTACCGCCTGAGCGTGGCCCGCATGTCCCTGCCCCCCCTGCGGGAACGGCCCGAGGACATCCTCCTTCTGGCCAACCACTTCATCGAGCATTTCAACGCCCTGCACGGTGTCGACATCCAAGGCCCTTCCGAGGACGTGGTTCACGTCCTTTTGCGCCACGCCTACCCAGGCAACGTGCGCGAACTGCGCAACATCCTGGAATACGCCTCGCTTTTATGCTCCAAAGGGTTTGTGCACATCGAGCATCTGCCCGAATACCTGCATCCCGCCGCCACGCCCCGGCCGGCTGGCCGCCCCGGCCAGACCCTTCGCGACATCCGCCTGCAAGCCGTCCAGGAATGCCTCCAGCGCCACGACGGACGCAAAATGGCCGCCTGCCGCGAACTCGATATCAGCAAGGACACCTTGCGCCGCATCCTGTCCGGCGCGCCAAGGACGTAAAACGCGCCGTCTAGCCCACCGAATCGGGCGCATTTCGCGTCTTTTTTTTCTGCCTGAGCAATATCGCCTTGTCAACTAGCTGATATTATGGAATTATAACAAACGGAATAGATTTTGCATTAATTGAAAGCTGTCTCGGCATCGACGCCGGGTGCCTCGGCTGGACGCTTCCGTCATGGACAGCCAAGCCCAACGGTTCGGCACCGCTTCCGGGCGGTGCGGCACAACCCTGCAACCACGCTGTAAGGCGGGATTTCATGCGGTATTTTCTCAAGGACAGAGCAACGGAATTTGAAAGCTACATCGGTGTCCAGCCCAAATCCTTCGCCATCTTTTTCCTGGCCGTGGCCCTGGCCGCCGCCGCCGCCACAGGTGTGTACTGGTCCGTTTTCGGCTTCAAGCACTGGAACACCGAGATGACCACGGCCCAGCGTATCCTCCTGGCCGCCGCGACCACGCCAGCCCAGGCCCCGGCCGTGCAAAACGCCGGCGCAACCGGCCAGTACGTCTGCCCGGTCCACGGTGCCGTGGGCATGCCGCGTTTTGACGCTGCGGGCATACCCCGCTGCCCGGTTGGCGGTGAAGTCATGCAGTTTGCCGGCCGCCCCCTGGCCACCGCGACTGCGGCGGCCTTTGCCGGTGGCTGAGGCGCAGCGCCTGTCGGCTCGGGGAGCCGACTCAACCAGAATGCAGGGACCACCGCCGCCGCGCCCCTTGGGCAAAACGCCCGCGAGACCATGATGGACGCCACCCAGGCCGTCGCCGCCCGCCCGGCCGCCGGGGCAGCTACCGCCCCCATGGGCCAAAACGCCCGGGAAACCCTCATGGATGCGACCCAGGCGGCTTTTGCCGGTGGCTGAGGAGGCGGCTCCTAAGCGATCCGGCGGATCGCACACCGTTTCCATGTCCACCCCGTCACCCGGCCCTGGCCGGCAGAACGCCCATCGGCCGTCATTGCTCCACGAATCCTGCGACCCAGAG is from Solidesulfovibrio magneticus RS-1 and encodes:
- a CDS encoding sigma-54 interaction domain-containing protein, with translation MPFPKDIPLETIMDSLADGVFTVDLNWTITFFNRAAAEITGIPAREAIGRKCHDVFQSSICDGSCALKSCMEDKVTLSNKSIHIVRPDGKKIPLSISAAPLLDRRGRVAGGVETFRDLSDIQLMRKKLQGACSLDDIITRSRALTRTLNILPRIAASQTSVLLLGESGTGKELFARAIHNQSPRKDGPFVAINCGALPETLMESELFGYKKGAFTDARSDHLGRFETAQGGTILLDEIGDMPLRLQVKLLRVLQEKTFEPLGSTHSVPTDVRIIAATNLDLDDMVASGRFRPDLYYRLSVARMSLPPLRERPEDILLLANHFIEHFNALHGVDIQGPSEDVVHVLLRHAYPGNVRELRNILEYASLLCSKGFVHIEHLPEYLHPAATPRPAGRPGQTLRDIRLQAVQECLQRHDGRKMAACRELDISKDTLRRILSGAPRT
- a CDS encoding transposase — encoded protein: MTERTSKKGQTLLLPEYKVFSVWTNLEKVSDADILRLYRDRGTCEQYFAELKSELDLERLPSGKFSVNELFFQLGVLVNNMLRVLGESLLDSGVIGLKRATRRRLRTIMQGMMYLGGRFVRHARRVVVKVVSNGGFGEALVGMQRRLAQA